In a genomic window of Chrysemys picta bellii isolate R12L10 chromosome 1, ASM1138683v2, whole genome shotgun sequence:
- the LOC103307143 gene encoding olfactory receptor 52K2-like has product MQEAPFCLRVVHLLPYSMSDSNKTDFTNPSTFILLGIPGLEMAHVWISIPFCTMYAIAILGNFAILFIVKMEQSLHGPMYYFLSMLAITDLVLSTSILPKTLSIFWFNSREINFSACLTQMYFVHCFSAMESGILVAMALDRYVAICKPLRHSTILRNPVVAKIGLSVLLRSCMLALPTPFLARLWPYCTTNIIPHTHCEHMAVVKLACADTHVNSYYGLFVVFFVTGLDVLCIALSYIQILRAIFSLPTKDARLKTFGTCSSHFCAILAFYISSLFSSLTHHYGHYVALHFHILMANVYLLVPPILNPIIYGVRTKQIWDRLLCLFTHKGT; this is encoded by the coding sequence ATGCAGGAGGCACCGTTTTGCCTCAGAGTTGtacaccttctcccctactccatgtcagattccaacaaaACTGatttcaccaacccctccaccttcatcctgctgggcattcctggcctggagatgGCCCACGTCTGGATCTcaatccccttctgcaccatgtacgccatagccatcttggggaacttcgCTATCCTGTTCATCGTAAAGATGGAACAAagcctccatgggcccatgtactatttcctttCTATGCTGGCCATCACCGACCTGGTCCTGTCTACGTCCATCCTGCCCAAAacactgagcatcttctggttcaattccagggagatcaatttcagtgcctgcctcacccagatgtacttcgtTCACTGCTTCTCAGCGATGGAGTCTGGGATTCTGGTGGCCATGGCTCtggatcgctacgtggccatctgcaagcccctgagacattccaccatcctgagaaATCCCGTGGTGGCCAAGATCGGCCTGTCTGTGTTGCTGCGCAGCTGTATGCTTGCACTGCCAACTCCCTTCCTGGCAAGACTGTGGCCATATTGCacaaccaacatcatcccccacacacactgcgagcacatggcagtggtgaagctggcctgcgctGACACCCATGTCAATAGTTACTACGGCCTCTTTGTGGTATTCTTTGTGACTGGTCTGGATGTGCTTTGTATCGCTTTGTCCTACATCCAGATCCTCCGGGCCATTTTCAGCCTCCCCACAAAAGACGCCCGTCTCAAGACATttgggacctgcagctcccacttctGTGCCATATTAGCCTTTTACATctcttctctcttctcctccctcacgCACCATTATGGGCACTATGTGGCCCTGCATTTCCACATTCTCATGGCCAACGTGTacctcctggtgccccccatactaaaccccatcatctacggcGTCAGGACCAAACAGATCTGGGACAGGCTGCTCTGTCTTTTTACTCATAAAGGGACCTAA